A genomic segment from Glycine soja cultivar W05 chromosome 20, ASM419377v2, whole genome shotgun sequence encodes:
- the LOC114401221 gene encoding alkaline/neutral invertase A, mitochondrial-like, with product MNIITLIRNRAMNSARRILIGSRNSSFSGSTPAKSDHTLSIANNSLKPRFYHDHSNHHLFQIHRTKGIAQKFFGLPSSNFAPSPMHFSFSTFNSDVSTFKVRNFSNSVETRINDNNFERIYVQGGMNNVKPLVVEGVHKDDESVAGEKNLGGDVNASVGKSKGEDSEVEKEAWKLLQGAVVTYCGNPVGTMAANDPGDKLPLNYDQVFIRDFIPSALAFLLRGESEIVKNFLLHTLQLQSWEKTVDCYSPGQGLMPASFKVRTVALDEDNHEEVLDPDFGESAIGRVAPVDSGLWWIILLRAYGKLTGDCSLQERADVQTGLKMILNLCLTDGFDMFPSLLVTDGSCMIDRRMGIHGHPLEIQALFYSALRCSREMLVATDGTKNLIRAINNRLSALSFHIREYYWVDMKKMNEIYRYKTEEYSMDAINKFNIYPEQIPLWLMDWIPEEGGYLIGNLQPAHMDFRFFSLGNLWSIVSSLGTPRQNHAILNLIEAKWDDLVGHMPLKICYPALDNEEWRIVTGCDPKNTPWSYHNGGSWPTLLWQFTLACIKMGRIELAQKAVALAEKRLPVDSWPEYYDTRTGKFIGKQARMYQTWTIAGFLTSKMLLKNPEMASMLFWEEDYELLDICVCGLSKSGRKRCSRGAARSQIRV from the exons ATGAACATAATTACCCTTATTCGCAACCGCGCCATGAATTCTGCTCGCAGGATTCTCATCGGTTCTAGAAATTCATCGTTTTCCGGGTCCACACCTGCAAAATCTGACCACACTCTTTCCATTGCTAACAATTCGCTGAAACCTCGTTTCTATCATGACCACTCCAATCACCACCTTTTTCAAATTCATCGCACAAAGGGTATTGCTCAGAAATTTTTTGGCTTACCCTCTTCGAATTTCGCCCCTTCACCAATGCATTTCAGTTTTAGCACATTTAACAGCGACGTTTCCACCTTCAAGGTTCGAAATTTCTCGAACTCTGTTGAGACCCGCATCAATGACAACAATTTTGAGAGGATTTACGTACAGGGTGGAATGAACAATGTGAAGCCGTTGGTGGTGGAAGGTGTTCATAAGGATGATGAGAGTGTTGCAGGAGAGAAGAATTTAGGTGGTGATGTGAATGCGAGCGTGGGAAAGAGTAAAGGGGAGGACTCAGAGGTGGAAAAAGAAGCATGGAAGTTGTTGCAGGGTGCTGTTGTGACTTATTGTGGCAACCCCGTGGGAACTATGGCTGCAAATGATCCTGGTGACAAGCTACCCTTGAATTATGATCAGGTCTTTATTAGGGATTTTATCCCTTCAGCACTTGCTTTCTTGCTTAGAGGAGAAAGTGAGATCGTCAAGAACTTTCTTCTTCACACCTTGCAATTGCAG AGTTGGGAGAAAACAGTGGACTGCTACAGTCCAGGGCAGGGCTTGATGCCTGCAAGTTTCAAAGTTAGAACTGTTGCTCTTGATGAAGATAATCATGAGGAAGTTTTAGATCCTGATTTTGGGGAATCAGCTATTGGTCGTGTTGCACCTGTAGATTCAG GATTGTGGTGGATCATCCTCTTGCGGGCTTACGGGAAGCTCACTGGTGACTGCAGCTTGCAAGAAAGGGCGGATGTTCAAACaggcttaaaaatgatccttaaCTTGTGTTTAACAGATGGGTTCGATATGTTTCCTTCTCTGTTAGTCACTGATGGGTCTTGCATGATAGACAGGCGGATGGGCATTCATGGTCACCCCCTTGAGATCCAA GCATTATTTTACTCAGCTCTTCGCTGCTCACGTGAGATGCTTGTTGCAACTGATGGAACCAAAAATCTTATTAGAGCCATTAACAACAGACTCAGTGCACTGTCATTTCACATTAGAGAATATTATTGGGTGgatatgaaaaagatgaatgaaATATACAGGTATAAAACTGAAGAGTACTCCATGGATGCCATCAACAAATTCAACATCTATCCAGAACAAATTCCGTTGTGGTTAATGGATTGGATTCCTGAAGAAGGTGGatatttgattgggaatttgcAGCCAGCTCACATGGACTTCCGGTTTTTCTCACTTGGAAATCTTTGGTCTATTGTCTCATCATTGGGCACCCCAAGACAGAACCATGCTATTTTAAATCTGATAGAAGCAAAATGGGATGATCTTGTGGGGCATATGCCTCTTAAGATATGTTATCCTGCCTTGGATAATGAAGAGTGGCGCATAGTTACTGGCTGTGACCCAAAGAATAC CCCTTGGTCATATCACAATGGTGGATCTTGGCCAACCCTTCTGTGGCAG TTCACATTGGCATGCATCAAAATGGGGAGAATTGAACTTGCCCAGAAAGCAGTTGCTTTGGCTGAGAAAAGACTGCCAGTTGATTCTTGGCCAGAATACTATGATACACGTACTGGAAAATTTATTGGAAAACAAGCCCGAATGTATCAAACATGGACCATAGCTGGTTTCCTTACATCCAAGATGCTTTTGAAGAATCCTGAGATGGCATCCATGTTATTCTGGGAGGAGGATTACGAGCTTCTTGATATATGTGTTTGTGGACTTAGCAAGAGTGGCAGGAAAAGGTGTTCCCGTGGTGCCGCAAGGTCTCAAATTCGTGTATGA
- the LOC114402069 gene encoding uncharacterized protein LOC114402069 codes for MPLYCKFLKDMLTKKSKYIHRDNIVVEGNCSVVIQRILPPKYKDPGSVTIPCSIGAVSVGKALIDLGASINLMSLSMCRRIGELEIMPTRMTLQLADRSITRSYGVIEDVLVKVQQFTFPTDFVVMDIEEDTNIPLILGRPFMLTTNCVVDMGKGKMEISVDDQKVTFNLFEAMKCNTLLHKALGHDLIIGIFEKMSGVCAKFLFRRAFLT; via the exons ATGCCACTTTATTGCAAGTTTCTAAAGGATATGTTGACCAAGAAGAGCAAATATATCCACAGGGATAAtattgtggtggaaggaaactgTAGTGTTGTGATTCAAAGAATCCTCCcacctaaatacaaggatccaGGGAGTGTCACAATCCCTTGCTCTATTGGTGCAGTGTCAGTTGGAAAAGCTCTCATTGATTTGGGAGCCAGTATAAATTTGATGTCTCTCTCCATGTGTAGGAGAATTGGAGAGTTGGAAATTATGCCAACAAGAATGACATTGCAGTTGGCAGATCGTTCTATCACAAGGTCTTATGGtgtaattgaagatgttttggttaaGGTGCAACAATTCACCTTCCCTACAGATTTTGTTGTCATGGACATTGAAGAGGACACTAACATTCCATTGATTTTGGGTCGTCCCTTCATGTTAACCACCAATTGTGTGGTGGATATGGGGAAAGGTAAAATGGAAATAAGCGTGGATGATCAAAAAGTTACATTTAATCTATTTGAAGCTATGAAGTGTAACACCCTg CTTCACAAGGCACTTGGTCATGATCTGATcattgggatctttgagaagatgtctggagtgtgcgCGAAGTTTCTGTTCCGGAGAGCATTTCTCACTTga